In one window of Oceanococcus sp. HetDA_MAG_MS8 DNA:
- the sufC gene encoding Fe-S cluster assembly ATPase SufC gives MLDIRDLHVSVGDTPILKGLSLQLEAGQVHAVMGPNGSGKSTLAQVLSGRDDYTVTAGDALFMGENLFDMDPEERAVAGLFLGFQYPVEIPGVSNMNLLKAAIAARAKAAGGDEPSATELLTKVRGAAETLNIPMDMLKRGVNEGFSGGEKKRNEILQMLVLEPKLAILDETDSGLDVDAIRIVASGVNSLRSPERSVLLITHFQRLLEHIVPDRIHILMDGKIQASGGPEMAAELEAEGYARFQTAAA, from the coding sequence CTGCTCGATATACGCGACCTCCACGTCAGTGTTGGGGACACCCCTATTCTTAAAGGTTTGTCACTCCAGCTCGAGGCTGGTCAGGTGCACGCTGTGATGGGGCCCAATGGCTCCGGCAAGAGCACCTTGGCGCAGGTGTTGTCCGGTCGAGATGATTACACCGTAACCGCTGGCGACGCTCTGTTCATGGGAGAGAACCTCTTCGACATGGACCCAGAAGAGCGGGCGGTGGCAGGTTTGTTTCTGGGCTTTCAGTACCCAGTTGAGATTCCAGGTGTGAGCAATATGAACCTGCTCAAGGCCGCCATTGCTGCACGTGCCAAGGCTGCCGGTGGCGATGAACCCTCCGCTACCGAGCTCTTAACCAAAGTGCGCGGCGCTGCGGAAACGCTGAACATTCCGATGGATATGCTCAAGCGTGGTGTGAACGAAGGTTTTTCAGGCGGCGAGAAAAAGCGCAACGAAATTCTGCAAATGCTGGTTCTTGAACCCAAGCTCGCTATTTTGGATGAGACCGACTCCGGCTTGGACGTGGATGCCATCCGAATCGTTGCTAGCGGGGTGAACTCCTTGCGTAGCCCCGAACGCAGCGTGTTGTTGATCACCCACTTCCAACGCCTGCTGGAGCACATTGTTCCTGATCGCATCCATATTTTGATGGACGGTAAAATTCAGGCCAGTGGCGGCCCAGAAATGGCAGCAGAGCTCGAAGCCGAGGGCTATGCGCGCTTCCAAACTGCAGCGGCATGA
- a CDS encoding OmpA family protein, giving the protein MRHLLGTAILAGMSAVAYAGHGDLGYYINPSIGYLDADSERGTDGGLVGSVAIGKPWGENKNIELDLRYSDLDQGELFGLGLSLLTYLGESADSLYSIARLGVTQSDGHPFDDYTALALGAGLGYRIRLGGPGDLRIEGLLNADLHDNEESSAFGEKKFFLEPTFMVGYQIPFGGKPAAEQPEATAVAVVGDTSDSDADGVNDAADLCPDTPAGTVVDSTGCAPAVVPTQSMPDCPAPAADEAVDADGCAVIGGEVLGSVYFEFDSVELTLAAQDTLDAIANDLVGGSGRIEVSGHASDEGDEFYNLDLSQRRAAAVRRYLIDQGVSGGRIVSKGYGDDAPEADNDTFSGRRENRRVEVRRAE; this is encoded by the coding sequence ATGCGGCACTTGCTGGGGACGGCCATTTTGGCCGGTATGTCCGCCGTGGCTTACGCAGGCCATGGGGATCTGGGGTATTACATCAATCCAAGCATTGGCTATTTGGACGCTGACAGCGAACGTGGCACCGACGGTGGCCTCGTTGGTAGCGTCGCAATTGGTAAGCCTTGGGGCGAAAACAAGAACATCGAACTGGACCTGCGCTACTCCGATCTCGACCAAGGCGAGCTGTTCGGCTTAGGTCTGAGCTTGCTAACCTACTTGGGTGAGTCTGCCGACTCCCTGTACAGCATTGCTCGCTTGGGTGTGACCCAAAGCGATGGTCACCCCTTCGACGATTACACGGCTCTCGCACTGGGTGCTGGCCTGGGTTATCGCATTCGCCTCGGCGGCCCTGGTGATCTACGCATCGAAGGCCTGCTGAATGCCGACTTGCATGACAACGAAGAGTCCAGCGCATTTGGCGAGAAAAAATTCTTCCTAGAGCCCACGTTCATGGTGGGGTATCAAATCCCATTCGGTGGCAAGCCTGCTGCTGAACAGCCCGAAGCCACCGCGGTGGCTGTGGTTGGTGACACCAGCGACAGTGACGCCGATGGCGTGAATGACGCCGCCGACCTGTGCCCGGATACGCCAGCAGGCACCGTGGTGGACAGCACTGGCTGCGCACCCGCTGTCGTCCCCACCCAAAGCATGCCGGATTGCCCAGCCCCAGCTGCCGACGAAGCCGTCGACGCTGACGGTTGCGCCGTCATTGGTGGCGAAGTTCTGGGCAGTGTGTACTTCGAGTTCGATAGCGTTGAGCTCACCCTTGCAGCGCAGGACACCCTGGACGCCATTGCCAACGACCTCGTCGGCGGCTCTGGTCGTATTGAAGTGTCTGGCCACGCCAGCGACGAAGGCGATGAGTTTTACAACCTAGACTTGTCTCAGCGTCGCGCAGCTGCGGTTCGCCGTTACCTCATCGACCAAGGCGTCTCGGGTGGACGTATCGTCTCCAAAGGTTACGGCGACGACGCTCCTGAAGCCGACAACGACACCTTCTCCGGACGCCGCGAGAATCGTCGTGTCGAGGTCCGCCGCGCCGAGTAA
- a CDS encoding SUF system Fe-S cluster assembly regulator: MLRVAKLTDYALVLLTHLAECEQSAVSAQALAERSQLHLPMASKALKRLAQAGVIVSTRGSQGGYSLAKPAAATRVLDVVECMEGPLGIAPCTSADHDCELLSHCGLRPHWAVINHRIRAELARLSIADLCRPPIPSLLELS, encoded by the coding sequence ATGCTTCGCGTCGCAAAACTCACGGACTACGCCTTGGTGCTGCTTACGCACTTAGCCGAGTGTGAGCAATCGGCGGTCTCTGCCCAGGCCTTGGCCGAACGTAGTCAACTCCATCTCCCGATGGCCAGCAAGGCGCTCAAACGTCTCGCTCAAGCTGGTGTCATCGTGTCTACACGGGGCAGCCAAGGCGGCTACAGCTTGGCCAAACCGGCTGCTGCAACGCGGGTTTTAGATGTGGTTGAGTGCATGGAAGGACCCTTGGGCATCGCTCCGTGCACGAGCGCTGATCACGACTGCGAACTTCTGAGCCACTGTGGCCTGCGACCGCATTGGGCTGTGATCAACCACCGCATCCGTGCGGAGTTAGCGCGCCTATCTATTGCAGACCTTTGTCGCCCACCCATTCCCAGCTTGCTGGAGTTGTCATGA
- the sufB gene encoding Fe-S cluster assembly protein SufB, translated as MTTDVPTELSTVLGRREYAPGFVTEIDSETLPPGLDESVIRAISARKNEPQWLLDWRLKAFARWQSMPVPKWANVNYPEVDYQAISYYSAPKRDNAPKSLDEVDPKLLETYEKLGIPVHERAALAGVAVDMVFDSVSVATTFKDKLKDAGVIFCSISEAVQEHPELVQKYLGTVVPAGDNFYAALNSAVFTDGSFVFVPKGVTCPMELSTYFRINERNTGQFERTLIVCEDGASVSYLEGCTAPMRDENQLHAAVVELVALDDASIKYSTVQNWYPGDENGKGGIYNFVTKRGDCRGARSHISWTQVETGSAITWKYPSCILRGDDSVGEFYSVALSHHRQQADTGTKMIHLGRNTRSTIIAKGISAGHGNQTYRGLVRVGPRAENARNYTQCDSLLIGSTCGAHTLPVLECSQPSARLEHEATTSRISEDQLHYLRSRGIGEEEAVSMIVNGFCKDVFRELPMEFAVEAQALLSVSLEGAVG; from the coding sequence ATGACTACCGACGTCCCAACTGAGCTTTCCACCGTCCTTGGGCGCCGTGAATACGCGCCTGGATTCGTGACCGAGATTGACTCCGAAACCTTGCCACCAGGCCTGGATGAGTCCGTCATTCGGGCGATTTCTGCACGCAAGAATGAGCCCCAATGGCTGTTAGATTGGCGGCTGAAGGCCTTTGCGCGTTGGCAATCCATGCCCGTTCCGAAATGGGCCAACGTGAACTATCCCGAAGTGGACTATCAAGCGATCAGCTATTACTCCGCCCCCAAACGGGACAATGCGCCCAAAAGCCTGGATGAGGTTGATCCCAAACTATTGGAAACCTACGAAAAACTTGGCATTCCGGTGCACGAGCGTGCAGCGCTTGCTGGGGTAGCCGTCGACATGGTTTTCGATAGTGTTTCGGTCGCCACCACTTTCAAAGACAAGCTCAAAGATGCTGGCGTCATTTTCTGCTCGATTTCAGAAGCGGTGCAGGAGCATCCAGAGCTAGTGCAGAAATACCTGGGAACCGTGGTTCCCGCGGGCGATAACTTTTATGCCGCCCTCAACTCTGCGGTGTTTACCGACGGCTCCTTTGTGTTTGTGCCCAAGGGTGTGACCTGCCCTATGGAGCTGTCCACCTACTTCCGGATCAACGAACGCAACACTGGCCAGTTCGAGCGCACACTAATCGTTTGTGAGGATGGAGCAAGCGTGAGCTACTTGGAAGGCTGCACAGCTCCGATGCGCGATGAGAACCAGCTTCACGCAGCAGTTGTCGAACTGGTCGCCTTAGATGATGCCTCTATTAAGTACTCCACCGTCCAGAACTGGTACCCGGGTGACGAGAACGGCAAGGGTGGCATCTATAACTTTGTCACCAAGCGCGGAGATTGCCGCGGGGCACGCAGTCATATCTCCTGGACTCAGGTCGAGACCGGGTCGGCTATCACCTGGAAATATCCCAGCTGCATCTTACGCGGCGACGACTCCGTGGGTGAGTTCTACTCGGTCGCCCTGTCCCACCATCGGCAGCAGGCCGACACCGGCACCAAGATGATCCACCTGGGGCGCAATACCCGCTCCACCATCATTGCCAAAGGCATTTCCGCTGGCCATGGCAACCAGACCTACCGCGGCTTAGTCCGGGTCGGGCCACGCGCCGAAAATGCGCGGAACTACACCCAGTGCGACTCTCTGCTCATAGGCTCTACCTGCGGCGCCCACACCTTGCCGGTGCTGGAGTGCAGTCAACCCAGTGCACGCTTGGAACATGAAGCCACCACAAGCCGCATCAGTGAAGACCAGTTGCACTATCTGCGCAGCCGCGGAATCGGTGAAGAAGAAGCCGTGAGCATGATTGTGAATGGCTTTTGCAAAGATGTTTTCCGCGAACTGCCCATGGAATTTGCGGTAGAGGCCCAGGCCCTACTTTCTGTCTCTTTAGAAGGAGCTGTTGGATGA
- the xseA gene encoding exodeoxyribonuclease VII large subunit — protein MQDADTSSKTPFQVSELLGLVQHRLDGHFGLVRVEGEVSGLSQPRSGHRYFALKDADGQLRCAWFRHAIRGQTVAEGEQVLVQGKLAIYAPRGDFQLIVQSVQPAGEGALAAAFARLKRKLEQEGLFAAERKPALPKQIRRIGIISSPEAAALQDVLVTLRRRDPFMQVRLFPSSVQGARAVDELVDALAEAGADPSLDVILITRGGGSLEDLQAFNHETLARAIAASPCPVVSAVGHETDLSIADCVASLRAATPTAAAELLSPDRRTDMRRLQDYKIRLNALLKAMVRQKQDRLATLNAQLQRQSPQRRLDLTTQRLDEARDRLIQAQSRRLQLATAQINTLQHRLMLRQPQAMIRDKTLKLKHLKQALLRAHTQGLAAHARHLQNHRARLAALSPRAVLERGYTLVYHKGELVTRAQQWPKQGKQLEVHWVDGVKPFTLAPEKTTT, from the coding sequence ATGCAAGATGCCGATACCTCTAGCAAAACGCCCTTCCAGGTCAGTGAACTACTGGGCCTAGTACAACACCGTCTGGACGGCCATTTCGGGCTGGTACGGGTGGAAGGAGAAGTCAGCGGACTCAGCCAGCCGCGTTCAGGCCATCGCTATTTTGCGCTCAAAGATGCCGATGGCCAGCTGCGCTGCGCCTGGTTTAGGCACGCCATACGCGGTCAAACCGTCGCCGAAGGCGAGCAAGTATTGGTCCAGGGCAAGTTAGCGATATACGCACCCCGCGGCGACTTTCAGCTCATTGTTCAGTCCGTTCAGCCTGCTGGGGAGGGTGCTTTAGCAGCCGCCTTCGCAAGGCTCAAGCGCAAACTCGAGCAAGAAGGGCTATTCGCCGCAGAGCGCAAACCGGCTCTGCCTAAACAGATTCGGCGCATTGGGATTATTTCCTCGCCTGAAGCTGCAGCTTTGCAAGATGTTTTGGTCACCCTGCGCCGCCGTGACCCCTTTATGCAAGTCCGCCTGTTCCCCAGCTCCGTGCAGGGCGCGCGTGCAGTGGATGAGCTGGTGGATGCGCTGGCAGAAGCAGGGGCAGACCCTAGCCTCGATGTCATCTTGATCACGCGCGGCGGCGGGTCATTAGAAGACTTGCAGGCCTTTAATCACGAGACCTTGGCCCGCGCGATTGCCGCCTCGCCCTGCCCGGTGGTGAGCGCTGTGGGGCACGAAACCGATCTCAGCATTGCTGACTGTGTGGCTAGCCTCAGAGCCGCGACGCCCACTGCTGCCGCAGAATTGCTTAGCCCAGATCGACGCACGGATATGCGCCGCCTGCAGGATTACAAAATACGCTTGAATGCCCTGCTCAAGGCCATGGTCCGGCAGAAGCAGGACCGACTCGCTACTCTCAATGCTCAGCTTCAGCGCCAGTCACCACAGCGGCGACTGGACCTCACCACACAGCGGTTGGACGAGGCCCGCGACCGCTTGATCCAAGCCCAGAGCCGCCGGCTACAACTAGCCACTGCACAGATCAACACGCTTCAACATCGTCTGATGCTGCGCCAGCCGCAGGCGATGATTCGCGACAAGACCCTCAAGCTCAAACACCTTAAGCAGGCCTTGCTGCGAGCCCACACGCAGGGCTTGGCCGCACATGCGCGCCATTTGCAAAATCACCGTGCCCGTTTGGCTGCGCTAAGCCCACGCGCCGTACTCGAACGTGGCTACACCTTGGTTTACCATAAGGGAGAGCTGGTCACCCGTGCGCAGCAGTGGCCTAAGCAAGGGAAGCAATTAGAGGTTCATTGGGTCGACGGCGTGAAGCCCTTCACGCTCGCTCCTGAAAAAACAACAACCTGA